The Streptococcus sp. S5 genome contains a region encoding:
- a CDS encoding ABC transporter substrate-binding protein, with product MKVVKKLLAPVLVVGLLLTSLVTLHHLKDAKKDNVFRIGISQYITHKSLDATRKGFIDELKKEGYVDGKNIQIDFQNAQGEQRNLKNISKQLAEKSDLVFAIATPSAQSLANTTKTTPVVFSAVTDPLAAKLVKNLKEPGGNITGTSDQSEDAISTQVDMIKQVLPTAKTVGILYTQSEPNSVVQKDNAKKILEAKGYQVVEKTILDSNNVKAAADSIMSEADIVFVPTDNIISSTMETVKQVSISHKVPVFGGSAEMVATGGLYNFGTDYEELGRQAARMAIRIMKGEKPGKVAVETPEKLELHTNKEMAKELGIDISSLKVEK from the coding sequence ATGAAAGTAGTCAAAAAATTACTGGCACCAGTTTTGGTCGTAGGCCTTTTGTTAACATCATTGGTGACCTTACACCATCTGAAGGATGCAAAAAAAGACAATGTCTTTCGGATTGGGATTTCCCAGTACATCACCCATAAGTCACTCGATGCGACACGGAAAGGCTTTATCGATGAGTTGAAGAAAGAGGGATATGTGGATGGGAAAAATATCCAGATTGATTTCCAAAATGCTCAAGGAGAGCAACGAAATCTGAAAAACATTTCCAAACAATTGGCGGAGAAAAGTGATCTAGTCTTTGCGATTGCAACCCCTTCGGCTCAAAGTTTGGCTAATACGACTAAAACAACGCCGGTTGTCTTCTCAGCTGTGACCGATCCATTGGCAGCGAAATTGGTGAAAAACTTGAAAGAGCCTGGTGGCAATATCACAGGGACAAGTGACCAGTCAGAAGATGCGATCTCTACACAGGTAGACATGATTAAGCAAGTGCTTCCAACGGCGAAAACAGTTGGGATCCTCTATACGCAAAGTGAGCCTAACTCCGTCGTCCAAAAAGATAATGCGAAGAAGATCCTTGAAGCTAAAGGCTATCAAGTGGTTGAAAAAACAATTCTCGATAGTAACAATGTGAAAGCTGCAGCAGACAGTATCATGTCAGAAGCAGATATCGTCTTTGTTCCGACAGACAATATTATCTCTTCTACAATGGAAACTGTAAAACAGGTATCGATTAGTCATAAGGTGCCAGTTTTTGGAGGTTCTGCTGAAATGGTGGCTACTGGTGGCTTGTACAACTTTGGTACTGATTATGAGGAATTGGGAAGACAAGCTGCTCGGATGGCCATTCGCATCATGAAGGGTGAGAAACCCGGCAAAGTCGCAGTTGAAACACCTGAAAAATTAGAATTGCACACCAATAAAGAGATGGCTAAAGAGCTTGGAATTGATATTAGCTCGTTGAAGGTAGAAAAATAG
- a CDS encoding ABC transporter permease yields MNFVLSSLSEGLLWSIMAIGVYLTFRILDIADMTAEGAFPLGAAVVASQIQAGRNPWLATLLGFLAGMIAGLVSGILHTKMKIPALLTGIVTLTGLYSINIKIMGGVPNLSIGDASTIFKSVMKLGLSNEEAVFLISISCLIIVCILLTLLMKTQLGLVLRSTGDNIPMSEANGVNVDNMKMLGYMISNGLIALCGAMFAQNDGFSDVTSGTGTIVVGLSAVIIAEVLIHELTIGWRLLSIGVGAIVYRLIILNIYEIPNLDQNMVRLFNAILLAIVLFAPEAQKRLRVRGLKLGNK; encoded by the coding sequence ATGAATTTTGTTTTATCAAGTTTATCAGAAGGTTTATTGTGGTCGATCATGGCGATCGGTGTTTACTTAACATTTCGAATTTTAGATATTGCTGATATGACGGCAGAAGGAGCCTTTCCACTTGGGGCAGCAGTTGTAGCATCCCAAATTCAAGCCGGAAGAAATCCTTGGCTTGCAACCTTGTTGGGCTTTCTGGCAGGAATGATCGCAGGATTGGTTTCTGGGATTCTCCATACAAAAATGAAAATTCCAGCCCTCTTGACAGGGATTGTCACTTTGACCGGTCTCTACTCTATCAATATTAAAATCATGGGGGGAGTACCCAACCTCTCTATTGGCGATGCCAGTACCATTTTCAAAAGTGTCATGAAATTGGGCTTGTCCAATGAAGAAGCAGTCTTTTTGATTAGTATTTCTTGCTTGATCATCGTCTGTATCTTATTGACCCTCTTAATGAAGACGCAACTTGGCTTGGTTTTGCGCTCGACTGGTGATAACATTCCAATGAGTGAGGCCAATGGGGTCAATGTAGATAACATGAAGATGTTGGGCTACATGATTTCCAATGGCTTGATTGCCCTTTGTGGAGCCATGTTTGCACAAAATGATGGTTTCTCAGATGTGACTTCTGGTACAGGGACGATCGTAGTCGGCTTGAGTGCTGTGATTATCGCTGAAGTTTTAATCCACGAATTGACCATTGGTTGGCGCTTGCTTTCCATCGGGGTTGGAGCCATTGTTTACCGTTTGATTATCTTAAATATTTATGAGATCCCAAATCTCGATCAAAATATGGTTCGTCTCTTCAATGCGATCTTGCTCGCGATTGTCTTGTTCGCTCCTGAGGCGCAAAAACGTCTTCGTGTTCGCGGATTGAAGTTAGGAAAT
- a CDS encoding hemolysin family protein, protein MEDPGSQEILLEVILLIVLTLLNAFFSATEMSMVSLNRSRVVQKAEEGDKKYIRLLSVLEQPNHFLSTIQVGITLITILSGASLAESLGHVIAGWMGNTKTALATGSFLSLAFLTYISIVFGELYPKRIAMNLKDELAVRTAPIVILLGKIVSPFVWLLSASTNLLSRITPMEFDDPDEKMTRDEIEYMLTNSEATLDADEIEMLQGIFSLDEMVAREVMVPRTDAFMVDINDDTKEIIESILKQNFSRIPVYDDDKDNVIGLIHTKRLLNEGFINGFDNIVLRKILQEPLFVPETIFVDDLLKELRNTQNQMAILLDEYGGMSGLVTLEDLLEEIVGEIDDETDKAEIDVFEIGDNTYVVQGAMSLNDFNEYFGVELESDDVDTIAGYYLTEVGRIPSLKERLSCEVDSQKKHLILTNDKVKNGRVTKVKVEISEIVEEDEETKSKED, encoded by the coding sequence ATGGAAGACCCTGGCAGTCAGGAAATTTTACTGGAAGTTATTTTATTGATTGTTTTGACATTATTGAACGCCTTTTTCTCGGCGACTGAAATGTCAATGGTATCGTTGAATCGCTCTCGTGTAGTGCAAAAAGCTGAAGAAGGAGATAAAAAATACATTCGTCTTCTTAGCGTATTGGAACAACCGAACCATTTCTTATCCACTATTCAGGTGGGGATCACCTTGATTACCATCTTATCTGGGGCGAGTCTTGCAGAAAGTCTCGGTCATGTCATTGCTGGATGGATGGGCAATACTAAAACGGCTCTTGCAACTGGAAGCTTTTTATCTCTAGCATTTTTGACTTATATTTCGATCGTATTTGGTGAACTCTATCCGAAACGAATCGCTATGAACTTGAAAGATGAGTTGGCTGTTCGAACAGCTCCGATTGTGATTCTATTAGGAAAAATTGTCAGCCCCTTTGTTTGGTTGCTTTCAGCATCGACCAACCTTTTGAGCCGTATCACGCCAATGGAATTCGATGATCCGGATGAAAAGATGACGCGGGATGAAATCGAGTATATGCTGACCAATAGTGAAGCAACACTAGATGCGGACGAGATTGAGATGCTCCAAGGGATCTTTTCATTAGATGAAATGGTAGCGCGTGAAGTCATGGTGCCACGGACAGATGCCTTCATGGTTGATATCAATGATGATACCAAAGAAATTATTGAAAGTATCCTTAAGCAAAACTTTTCACGGATTCCTGTCTATGATGATGACAAGGACAATGTCATCGGCCTCATCCATACCAAACGTCTCTTGAACGAAGGATTTATCAATGGCTTTGATAATATTGTCTTAAGAAAGATTTTACAAGAACCTTTGTTTGTTCCAGAAACCATTTTTGTGGATGATCTTTTGAAGGAATTGCGTAATACGCAAAATCAAATGGCCATTCTACTCGATGAATATGGTGGGATGTCTGGATTGGTTACCCTCGAAGACTTGTTGGAAGAAATCGTCGGTGAAATTGACGATGAGACTGACAAAGCTGAAATTGATGTTTTTGAAATTGGGGATAATACTTATGTCGTGCAAGGAGCTATGTCACTAAACGACTTTAATGAATACTTTGGCGTTGAGTTGGAAAGTGATGATGTGGATACTATTGCAGGGTATTATTTGACTGAAGTTGGGCGGATTCCATCCTTGAAAGAACGCCTCAGCTGTGAAGTCGATAGTCAAAAGAAACACTTGATCTTGACGAATGACAAGGTGAAAAACGGTCGTGTGACCAAGGTGAAGGTTGAAATTTCTGAAATCGTCGAAGAAGATGAAGAAACCAAATCAAAAGAAGATTAG